In a single window of the Amycolatopsis sp. cg5 genome:
- a CDS encoding AbfB domain-containing protein yields MQAAPESTMEDKVRAAAVLGIVAGDDLLILSDRNFVIALWRQATGAEVRASAELAFAGSDFECTQWIKTEIHEAKLRDDVQEQRDAEVARAARELKQHAAATIGIAVEPELLIQGYKDFVYALWDRATGPKVKAAALVAFGGTEAEQKEFLLNGIVAAHAQDQQDKIDADKEATEAEKARLAARDAKSRAAAVLGIVATENLLVLSDDNFIREIWNRATPGTEVAAEAERALRSPAPADWKAFIDTGIHEANKRDTAIALKKKQDADKRRLQELRTKSAAGGMHPALVVLADRALAGTPDDVDLFLRRGQFEDAALRQSFQAETVGTRLSYIRGTAGSQAVIGFGHVNPEPGDGADATWKVVPGLADINCYSLESVTKPGSYLRQLGFKVNIAPSDGSTVFQNDATWCTKPAPFAGGVSLESKSQKGRFLRQYSGQLWAANNSGAHPFDAAANFDTDRFWWVNGENPVSTAIYRRYLNDIPIRNRVGGAVAEEQIEGALRYRDYQKGRLTWSAAAGVKEMEGNILAKYKAANGLAHGFYGAPTTDELGTPDKIGRYNHFAGGGSIYWTSATGAHMIYGAIKTRWVALKSETSYLGYPTTDLIDVPGGRCVNFQHGSISWNSTTGKVLDVKVACSKA; encoded by the coding sequence GTGCAGGCCGCGCCTGAGTCCACAATGGAGGACAAGGTCCGCGCGGCCGCCGTGCTCGGCATCGTCGCAGGCGACGACCTGCTGATCCTGAGCGACCGTAACTTCGTCATCGCGTTGTGGCGGCAGGCGACGGGCGCCGAGGTGCGCGCGTCGGCCGAACTCGCGTTCGCGGGTTCCGACTTCGAGTGCACGCAGTGGATCAAGACGGAGATTCACGAGGCGAAGCTGCGCGACGACGTCCAGGAACAGCGTGACGCCGAGGTCGCGCGTGCCGCTCGCGAGCTCAAGCAGCACGCGGCCGCGACGATCGGCATCGCCGTCGAGCCCGAGTTGCTCATCCAGGGCTACAAGGACTTCGTCTACGCGCTGTGGGACCGGGCGACCGGGCCGAAGGTGAAGGCGGCCGCGCTGGTCGCGTTCGGTGGGACCGAAGCCGAGCAGAAAGAGTTCCTGCTCAACGGAATCGTGGCGGCGCACGCGCAGGACCAGCAGGACAAGATCGACGCCGACAAGGAAGCCACCGAGGCCGAGAAGGCACGACTGGCCGCCAGGGACGCGAAGTCCCGTGCGGCCGCTGTTCTCGGCATCGTCGCGACCGAGAACCTGCTGGTGCTCTCCGACGACAACTTCATCCGTGAGATCTGGAACCGGGCCACGCCGGGCACCGAGGTCGCCGCGGAAGCCGAGCGTGCGCTGCGCAGTCCTGCTCCGGCGGACTGGAAAGCGTTCATCGACACCGGGATCCACGAGGCCAACAAGCGTGACACCGCGATCGCGCTGAAGAAGAAGCAGGACGCGGACAAGCGGCGGCTGCAGGAGCTCAGGACCAAGTCCGCGGCGGGCGGCATGCACCCCGCGCTCGTCGTGCTGGCCGATCGGGCGCTCGCGGGTACTCCTGACGACGTCGACCTTTTCCTGCGACGCGGTCAGTTCGAGGACGCGGCATTGCGCCAGTCGTTCCAGGCGGAGACCGTCGGCACGCGCCTTTCGTACATCCGGGGCACCGCGGGCTCGCAGGCGGTCATCGGCTTCGGGCACGTGAATCCCGAGCCGGGTGACGGTGCGGACGCGACCTGGAAGGTCGTGCCGGGCCTCGCGGACATCAACTGCTACTCGCTCGAATCCGTCACCAAGCCGGGTTCCTACCTGCGGCAGCTCGGGTTCAAGGTGAACATCGCGCCCAGCGACGGGTCCACCGTGTTCCAGAACGATGCCACCTGGTGCACCAAGCCCGCTCCGTTCGCCGGCGGTGTTTCCCTCGAATCGAAGTCGCAGAAGGGCCGGTTCCTGCGGCAGTACAGCGGCCAGCTGTGGGCAGCGAACAACAGTGGCGCGCACCCGTTCGACGCGGCGGCCAACTTCGACACCGACCGGTTCTGGTGGGTCAACGGCGAGAACCCGGTCAGCACCGCGATCTACCGCCGCTACCTGAACGACATTCCGATCCGTAACCGGGTCGGCGGCGCGGTCGCCGAGGAGCAGATCGAGGGCGCGCTTCGGTACCGCGATTACCAAAAGGGCAGGCTGACTTGGTCGGCGGCGGCCGGTGTCAAGGAAATGGAAGGCAACATCCTCGCCAAGTACAAGGCGGCGAATGGGCTAGCGCACGGTTTCTACGGCGCGCCGACCACCGATGAACTGGGCACGCCCGACAAGATCGGCCGGTACAACCACTTCGCGGGCGGCGGTTCCATTTACTGGACCTCGGCCACCGGCGCGCACATGATCTATGGTGCGATCAAAACCCGGTGGGTGGCGCTGAAGTCGGAAACCTCGTACCTGGGTTACCCGACCACCGACCTGATCGACGTTCCCGGCGGCCGGTGTGTCAACTTCCAGCACGGCTCGATCAGCTGGAACTCCACCACGGGCAAGGTTCTTGACGTCAAGGTCGCTTGCTCGAAGGCGTAA
- a CDS encoding AbfB domain-containing protein, which produces MAGLLGAPAQAAPAASASPAASAAVQAAPESTMEDKVRAAAALGIVAGDDLLILSDRNFVIALWRQATGAEVRASAELAFAGSDGECTQWIKTGIHEAKRRDDIKEQRDAEVARAARELKQHAAATIGIAAEPELLIQSYKDFVYALWQRATGPKVKAAALVAFGASEADQKEFLLNGIVAAHAQDQQDKIDADKEATEAEKARLAARDAKARAAAVLGIVATENLLILSDENFVREMWNRSVPGSEIAVAAERALRSAVPADWKAFIDTGIYDANKRDIAIALKKKQDADKRRLQEIRTKAANSGVHSELVAGADRALGGTPDDIDTFLRVGQYDDAALRQSIWADSLGTRGFQIRGNAGEQAVISFGRVNPEPGDGLDATWKVVPGLADFDCHSFESATRPGYYLRQLDFKVLIAASDGSDRFRADATWCSKPGQWAGGVTLESKGLPGRFLRQSGGKVYAANKSGANPFDAAANFEIEAFWRVFPATPATTAIERRWLNDDAVRALVGDPLDREYVEGPLRFRDYQRGRLTWSAATGVKEMRGNILGKYQTSGVKTSPAYGAPSTDETGTPDGIGRYNHFAGGGSIYWTANTGAHLIYGSIKERWRALDWERSYLGYPTSDLISVPGGTCSNFQHGSISWNSTTGKVVDSRAACSKA; this is translated from the coding sequence ATGGCCGGACTCTTGGGCGCGCCCGCGCAGGCCGCGCCCGCCGCTTCGGCGAGTCCCGCCGCTTCGGCCGCCGTGCAGGCCGCGCCTGAGTCCACAATGGAGGACAAGGTCCGCGCGGCAGCGGCGCTCGGCATCGTGGCAGGCGACGACCTGTTGATCTTGAGCGACCGTAACTTCGTCATCGCGTTGTGGCGGCAGGCGACGGGCGCCGAGGTGCGTGCCTCGGCCGAACTCGCGTTCGCGGGCTCCGACGGCGAATGCACGCAGTGGATCAAGACCGGTATCCACGAGGCGAAGCGCCGTGACGACATCAAGGAACAGCGTGACGCCGAGGTCGCGCGCGCCGCTCGTGAGCTCAAGCAGCACGCGGCCGCGACCATCGGCATCGCGGCCGAGCCGGAGCTGCTCATCCAGAGCTACAAGGACTTCGTCTACGCGCTGTGGCAGCGCGCCACCGGGCCGAAGGTGAAGGCCGCGGCGCTGGTCGCGTTCGGCGCGTCCGAAGCCGACCAGAAAGAGTTCCTGCTCAACGGGATCGTCGCCGCGCACGCGCAGGACCAGCAGGACAAGATCGACGCCGACAAGGAAGCCACCGAGGCCGAGAAGGCACGACTGGCGGCCCGTGACGCCAAGGCCCGCGCGGCTGCCGTGCTGGGCATCGTCGCCACCGAGAACCTGCTGATCCTCTCGGACGAGAACTTCGTGCGTGAGATGTGGAACCGCTCGGTGCCGGGCAGCGAGATCGCCGTGGCGGCCGAGCGCGCGCTGCGCAGTGCCGTTCCGGCGGACTGGAAGGCGTTCATCGACACCGGCATCTACGACGCCAACAAGCGTGACATCGCGATCGCGCTGAAGAAGAAGCAGGACGCCGACAAGCGCCGCCTGCAGGAGATCCGGACCAAGGCCGCCAACAGCGGCGTCCACTCCGAACTGGTCGCCGGCGCCGACCGCGCGCTCGGTGGCACGCCCGACGACATCGACACGTTCCTGCGGGTCGGCCAGTACGACGATGCCGCGCTGCGCCAGTCGATCTGGGCGGACTCGCTGGGCACGCGTGGCTTCCAGATCCGCGGCAACGCGGGCGAGCAGGCCGTGATCAGCTTCGGCCGCGTCAACCCGGAGCCCGGCGACGGTCTCGACGCGACCTGGAAGGTCGTGCCCGGTCTCGCCGACTTCGACTGCCACTCGTTCGAGTCCGCCACCAGGCCTGGCTATTACCTGCGTCAGCTCGACTTCAAGGTGCTCATCGCGGCCTCGGACGGCTCGGACCGCTTCCGCGCCGACGCGACCTGGTGCAGCAAGCCGGGGCAGTGGGCGGGCGGGGTGACGCTCGAGTCGAAGGGGCTGCCGGGCCGGTTCCTGCGCCAGTCCGGCGGAAAGGTGTACGCCGCGAACAAGAGCGGCGCGAACCCGTTCGACGCCGCGGCGAACTTCGAGATCGAGGCCTTCTGGCGAGTGTTCCCCGCGACGCCCGCGACCACCGCGATCGAGCGCCGCTGGCTCAACGACGACGCGGTCCGTGCGCTCGTCGGCGACCCGCTCGACCGGGAGTACGTCGAGGGCCCGCTGCGGTTCCGCGACTACCAGCGTGGCCGTCTCACCTGGTCGGCCGCGACCGGCGTCAAGGAGATGCGCGGCAACATCCTCGGCAAGTACCAGACGTCCGGCGTGAAGACGAGCCCGGCTTACGGCGCGCCGAGTACCGACGAGACCGGCACTCCCGACGGCATCGGCCGCTACAACCACTTCGCGGGCGGTGGCTCGATCTACTGGACCGCGAACACCGGTGCGCACCTGATCTACGGCTCGATCAAGGAACGCTGGCGCGCGCTGGACTGGGAGCGCTCGTACCTGGGCTACCCGACGTCCGACCTGATCAGCGTGCCGGGTGGCACCTGCTCCAACTTCCAGCACGGCTCGATCAGCTGGAACTCGACGACGGGCAAGGTCGTCGACTCACGCGCCGCGTGCTCGAAGGCGTAG